In the Caenorhabditis elegans chromosome X genome, one interval contains:
- the eat-17 gene encoding Rab GTPase-activating protein eat-17 (Confirmed by transcript evidence), which produces MRTRAQIGKQRFVWTKKRLRTENRLLRQRIDYLEAESSALADRLVKGQVNLAQEAENYINIAHELNKLRDMNSDVHRKLEGAYETIRELSSARRDNIMDTGTQVDDTSMIEHIHSLQQELIEAHTRQADSENTLRDAKLRVSELEMANKRLLENEPSEDVAGLQEELISVKMREAESSLALKEMRQRLAELEQHWAKYVHVRAFDPSSASIEKESTSEAHSTQQQPSPPLTSARARLAKITASLIGGSTEETDNCISVRELEDQLMGVRIKEADTLAELKEMRQKVMELETQNHVCTNQLKRQDEEMKRVREDSEVLVKKRKELEDQLKDEKEKLDNKESEFNEGRINDRLKYSEAMQTIQDLQSSISQLELKKAEKWTQNQLRGSSVCDLDEESNSHGSICSNVDHLSLASDEMNALLADMTVRIPTLDDLAEEGSATETDELRPKELNDGNDTTDSGVQLSDSH; this is translated from the exons aTGAGAACCCGCGCCCAAATTGGAAAACAGCGATTTGTTTGGACGAAAAAG cgacTTCGTACCGAAAATCGCCTTCTGCGTCAACGAATCGATTATCTGGAAGCGGAATCTTCGGCGCTGGCGGATCGTCTAGTCAAGGGACAG gtaaatcTTGCTCAAGAAGCTGAGAACTACATCAATATTGCACATGAGTTGAACAAGTTGCGCGACATGAACTCTGATGTTCACCGCAAGTTGGAGGGCGCCTATGAGACTATCAG AGAGTTGTCGAGTGCTCGGCGCGACAACATTATGGATACTGGAACACAAGTGGACGACACGTCGATGATTGAGCACATTCACTCGCTTCAGCAGGAGCTCATCGAGGCTCACACGAGGCAGGCGGACAGTGAGAATACGCTCAGGGACGCCAAGTTGAGGGTCTCG gaacTGGAAATGGCCAACAAGCGCCTTTTGGAGAACGAGCCATCGGAAGACGTTGCAGGACTTCAAGAGGAGCTTATTTCAGTGAAGATGCGTGAAGCTGAGAGCTCACTCGCTCTGAAGGAGATGCGTCAGAGGCTTGCCGAACTTGAGCAGCACTGGGCGAAATATGTTCATGTACGGGCGTTTGATCCATCGTCTGCATCTATTGAAAAGGAATCCACGTCAGAGGCTCACAGTACCCAACAGCAGCCATCTCCGCCACTCACATCCGCTCGTGCTCGTCTTGCCAAGATCACTGCCTCGCTTATTGGAGGATCCACAGAAGAAACTGATAATTGTATTAGTGTTCGAGAACTTGAAGATCAACTCATGGGAGTACGGATCAAGGAAGCTGACACATTGGCCGAGCTCAAAGAGATGCGACAAAAGGTTATGGAGCTTGAGACTCAAAACCATGTGTGCACGAATCAGCTCAAGCGTCAGGACGAGGAGATGAAGCGTGTGCGCGAAGATTCAGAAGTGTTGGTGAAGAAGAGGAAAGAGTTGGAGGATCAGTTGAAAGATGAGAAGGAGAAGTTGGACAACAAGGAGAGCGAGTTCAACGAGGGTCGAATCAACGATCGACTCAAGTACTCTGAAGCCATGCAGACGATTCAGGACCTTCAGAGCAGTATTTCACAGTTGGAGCTCAAGAAAGCGGAAAAATGGAcacaaaatcagttgagaggCAGCAGTGTCTGTGATCTTGATGAGGAATCG aattcgCATGGCTCAATTTGCTCGAACGTAGACCATCTTTCGCTGGCATCTGACGAGATGAATGCACTACTCGCCGACATGACTGTCCGTATCCCAACTCTTGACGATTTGGCTGAAGAAGGATCTGCAACTGAGACTGATGAGTTGCGGCCTAAG GAGCTCAACGATGGAAATGACACGACAGATTCGGGTGTACAACTGTCGGATAGCCACTAG
- the eat-17 gene encoding Rab GTPase-activating protein eat-17 (Confirmed by transcript evidence): MNSDVHRKLEGAYETIRELSSARRDNIMDTGTQVDDTSMIEHIHSLQQELIEAHTRQADSENTLRDAKLRVSELEMANKRLLENEPSEDVAGLQEELISVKMREAESSLALKEMRQRLAELEQHWAKYVHVRAFDPSSASIEKESTSEAHSTQQQPSPPLTSARARLAKITASLIGGSTEETDNCISVRELEDQLMGVRIKEADTLAELKEMRQKVMELETQNHVCTNQLKRQDEEMKRVREDSEVLVKKRKELEDQLKDEKEKLDNKESEFNEGRINDRLKYSEAMQTIQDLQSSISQLELKKAEKWTQNQLRGSSVCDLDEESNSHGSICSNVDHLSLASDEMNALLADMTVRIPTLDDLAEEGSATETDELRPKELNDGNDTTDSGVQLSDSH, encoded by the exons ATGAACTCTGATGTTCACCGCAAGTTGGAGGGCGCCTATGAGACTATCAG AGAGTTGTCGAGTGCTCGGCGCGACAACATTATGGATACTGGAACACAAGTGGACGACACGTCGATGATTGAGCACATTCACTCGCTTCAGCAGGAGCTCATCGAGGCTCACACGAGGCAGGCGGACAGTGAGAATACGCTCAGGGACGCCAAGTTGAGGGTCTCG gaacTGGAAATGGCCAACAAGCGCCTTTTGGAGAACGAGCCATCGGAAGACGTTGCAGGACTTCAAGAGGAGCTTATTTCAGTGAAGATGCGTGAAGCTGAGAGCTCACTCGCTCTGAAGGAGATGCGTCAGAGGCTTGCCGAACTTGAGCAGCACTGGGCGAAATATGTTCATGTACGGGCGTTTGATCCATCGTCTGCATCTATTGAAAAGGAATCCACGTCAGAGGCTCACAGTACCCAACAGCAGCCATCTCCGCCACTCACATCCGCTCGTGCTCGTCTTGCCAAGATCACTGCCTCGCTTATTGGAGGATCCACAGAAGAAACTGATAATTGTATTAGTGTTCGAGAACTTGAAGATCAACTCATGGGAGTACGGATCAAGGAAGCTGACACATTGGCCGAGCTCAAAGAGATGCGACAAAAGGTTATGGAGCTTGAGACTCAAAACCATGTGTGCACGAATCAGCTCAAGCGTCAGGACGAGGAGATGAAGCGTGTGCGCGAAGATTCAGAAGTGTTGGTGAAGAAGAGGAAAGAGTTGGAGGATCAGTTGAAAGATGAGAAGGAGAAGTTGGACAACAAGGAGAGCGAGTTCAACGAGGGTCGAATCAACGATCGACTCAAGTACTCTGAAGCCATGCAGACGATTCAGGACCTTCAGAGCAGTATTTCACAGTTGGAGCTCAAGAAAGCGGAAAAATGGAcacaaaatcagttgagaggCAGCAGTGTCTGTGATCTTGATGAGGAATCG aattcgCATGGCTCAATTTGCTCGAACGTAGACCATCTTTCGCTGGCATCTGACGAGATGAATGCACTACTCGCCGACATGACTGTCCGTATCCCAACTCTTGACGATTTGGCTGAAGAAGGATCTGCAACTGAGACTGATGAGTTGCGGCCTAAG GAGCTCAACGATGGAAATGACACGACAGATTCGGGTGTACAACTGTCGGATAGCCACTAG